In the genome of Serratia symbiotica (Periphyllus acericola), one region contains:
- the folA gene encoding type 3 dihydrofolate reductase, whose protein sequence is MIISLIAALAAERVIGMENAMPWHLSADLAWFKRNTLNKPVIMGRKTFESIGYPLPGRHSIVLSSRLGSESGVTWVSSLDDALAAAGNVEEVMVVGGGRIYSQFLVRANRMYLTHIDAEVGGDTHFPDYEPYEWETLFREFHDADELNSHSYCFEILERC, encoded by the coding sequence ATGATTATCAGCCTGATTGCTGCCTTGGCGGCGGAGCGTGTTATTGGTATGGAAAACGCCATGCCGTGGCACCTGTCGGCCGACTTGGCGTGGTTTAAACGCAATACGTTGAATAAGCCGGTCATTATGGGGCGCAAAACCTTTGAATCCATTGGCTACCCATTACCGGGGCGGCATAGCATTGTATTGAGCAGCCGTTTGGGCAGCGAGTCTGGGGTTACCTGGGTGAGTTCTCTGGATGATGCATTGGCTGCTGCTGGGAACGTGGAAGAAGTGATGGTGGTGGGTGGTGGGCGTATTTATAGCCAGTTCCTCGTACGCGCTAATCGCATGTACCTGACGCATATTGATGCTGAAGTTGGTGGCGATACTCATTTCCCAGATTATGAACCGTACGAATGGGAAACCTTGTTCAGAGAATTCCACGATGCAGACGAACTGAATTCTCATAGCTATTGCTTCGAGATCTTGGAACGCTGCTGA
- a CDS encoding SmdB family multidrug efflux ABC transporter permease/ATP-binding protein, with translation MNKVQKLWPTLKRLLAYGFPYRKPLGITVLMLWVAAAAEVAGPILISYFIDNYVAKGQLPLAIVGGLATTYVLLELLAAALHYFQALFFNQAAVGVVQRLRTDVMDAALRQPLSAFDTQPVGQLISRVTNDTEVIKDLYVMVVSTVLKSAALIGTMLVAMFILDWRMALVAICIFPAVLVVMGIYQYYSAPIVRRVRSYLADINDGFNEVINGMSVIQQFRQQIRFGERLRAASKMHYTARMQTLRLDGFLLRPLISLFSMLVLCGLLMLFGLSGEGAISAGVLYAFINYLGRLNEPLIELTSQQSILQQALVAGERVFELMDRCQQRYGSETYPLTSGSIDVKDLSFAYRADKKVLQHISFSVPRCGFVALVGHTGSGKSTLVNLLMGYYPVNEGEVRLGGRLLSSLSHRALRQGMAMVQQEPAVIAESVLANITLGRNIDEKTVWQALETVHLADLVRGFPLGIHTRLCEQGNNLSVGQKQLLAMARVLVQAPKILILDEATANIDSGTEQAIQHALRLIRERTTLIVIAHRLSTIVDADSILVLHRGHVVEQGNHLQLLGQQGRYYQMYQLQQVGEALLAREESKSA, from the coding sequence ATGAATAAAGTGCAAAAGCTGTGGCCGACGCTAAAACGGCTGCTGGCTTACGGATTTCCATACCGCAAACCGCTTGGGATTACAGTGCTGATGCTATGGGTGGCGGCAGCGGCGGAAGTCGCTGGGCCAATCTTGATCAGCTATTTTATCGATAACTACGTTGCCAAAGGGCAACTGCCGCTGGCAATCGTCGGCGGGCTGGCGACGACCTATGTACTGCTGGAACTGCTGGCGGCGGCGCTGCATTATTTCCAGGCGCTGTTTTTCAATCAGGCGGCGGTGGGGGTGGTGCAGCGTTTGCGCACCGATGTGATGGACGCCGCGCTGCGCCAGCCGCTCAGTGCCTTCGACACCCAGCCGGTCGGGCAGTTGATCTCACGCGTTACCAACGATACCGAGGTTATCAAGGATCTTTACGTGATGGTGGTCTCCACTGTGCTGAAAAGTGCCGCGCTGATCGGTACCATGCTGGTGGCAATGTTCATCCTCGACTGGCGCATGGCACTGGTGGCGATCTGCATCTTCCCGGCAGTACTCGTGGTAATGGGCATCTATCAGTACTACAGTGCGCCGATCGTGCGGCGGGTGCGCAGCTATCTGGCGGATATCAACGACGGTTTTAATGAAGTTATTAACGGCATGAGTGTCATCCAACAATTCCGTCAGCAGATCCGCTTCGGTGAGCGTCTGCGCGCAGCCAGTAAAATGCATTACACCGCGCGCATGCAAACTCTGCGGCTGGACGGTTTTCTACTGCGGCCACTAATTAGCTTGTTTTCGATGCTGGTGTTGTGCGGCCTGTTGATGCTGTTCGGCTTGAGCGGTGAAGGTGCGATAAGCGCCGGCGTATTGTATGCCTTTATCAATTATTTGGGGCGCTTGAACGAACCGCTGATCGAGCTGACCTCGCAGCAGTCTATTTTGCAGCAGGCGCTGGTGGCTGGCGAACGCGTCTTTGAACTGATGGATCGCTGCCAACAGCGTTATGGTTCGGAAACTTATCCGCTGACCAGCGGCAGCATCGATGTTAAAGACCTGAGTTTCGCCTATCGCGCGGATAAAAAGGTGTTGCAGCATATTTCATTTTCGGTGCCTAGGTGCGGTTTCGTGGCGCTAGTCGGCCACACCGGCAGCGGCAAGAGCACATTGGTCAACCTGCTAATGGGCTACTATCCAGTCAATGAAGGCGAGGTGCGCCTCGGCGGCCGTCTGCTGTCCAGTCTATCGCATCGTGCGCTGCGTCAGGGTATGGCCATGGTGCAGCAGGAGCCAGCGGTGATCGCCGAATCGGTGCTGGCCAATATCACGTTAGGGCGTAATATCGACGAAAAAACGGTTTGGCAGGCGCTGGAGACGGTGCATTTGGCCGATCTGGTACGCGGCTTTCCACTGGGCATTCACACCAGGCTGTGCGAGCAAGGTAATAACTTGTCGGTCGGCCAAAAACAACTGCTGGCGATGGCACGGGTACTAGTGCAGGCACCGAAGATCCTGATCCTCGACGAGGCGACGGCCAACATTGATTCGGGAACCGAGCAGGCCATCCAGCATGCGCTGCGTCTGATCCGTGAGCGCACCACGCTGATAGTGATCGCCCACCGTTTATCGACTATTGTCGATGCTGACTCAATTCTGGTGCTCCACCGTGGCCACGTAGTAGAGCAGGGCAATCATCTGCAACTGCTGGGGCAGCAGGGGCGCTACTACCAGATGTATCAATTGCAACAGGTGGGTGAGGCGCTTTTGGCCCGCGAGGAAAGCAAATCCGCTTGA